The following proteins are co-located in the Aggregatibacter aphrophilus ATCC 33389 genome:
- the thiB gene encoding thiamine ABC transporter substrate binding subunit, with protein sequence MKKTILFFTALSFSTAVLAGQQAQNVNIYTYDSFTSDWGAGPKIKQGFEQKYPLCKVNYMPFESGGTLFNRVRLEGHKTKADIVLGLDNFVLEEAKKSKLFDINHVDLSKLSLPTQWQDNTFLPYDFGTYAFVYDKDKVKNPPKSLKELVEREDLRVIYQDPRTSSVGRGLLVWMNTVYPAEQVAQAWQQLAKHTVTVGKGWSDTYGAFLKGEADVVLSYSTSPLYHQLFENKENYAATQFVEGNVMQVELAARVVEHKNQCADQFMAYLITPEAQKHIVSANVMFPVIQEAVEPHFDALKAQKLQETFLDTSAATSDALKRWISQWQTTLTK encoded by the coding sequence ATGAAAAAAACAATTTTATTTTTCACCGCACTTTCATTTTCCACTGCCGTTTTAGCCGGCCAACAGGCGCAAAACGTGAATATTTATACCTACGATTCCTTCACTTCCGACTGGGGCGCCGGGCCGAAAATAAAACAGGGATTTGAGCAAAAATACCCGCTGTGCAAAGTGAATTATATGCCTTTTGAAAGTGGCGGTACGCTGTTTAATCGAGTGCGTTTGGAAGGGCATAAAACCAAGGCAGACATTGTGTTAGGTTTGGATAATTTTGTGTTGGAAGAGGCCAAAAAAAGCAAACTGTTTGATATCAATCACGTGGATTTAAGCAAACTCAGTTTGCCGACCCAATGGCAAGACAACACCTTCCTGCCTTATGATTTTGGTACTTATGCGTTTGTGTATGACAAAGATAAAGTCAAGAATCCGCCGAAAAGTTTAAAAGAATTGGTCGAACGTGAAGATTTGCGTGTCATCTATCAAGACCCACGCACCAGCAGTGTCGGTCGTGGTTTGTTGGTGTGGATGAATACCGTTTACCCGGCAGAACAAGTGGCGCAGGCGTGGCAACAATTGGCCAAACACACGGTGACGGTAGGTAAAGGCTGGTCTGACACTTATGGTGCCTTTTTGAAAGGTGAGGCGGATGTGGTGTTAAGCTACAGCACATCGCCGTTATATCACCAATTATTTGAAAATAAAGAAAATTACGCAGCCACACAGTTTGTCGAAGGCAATGTGATGCAAGTAGAATTGGCGGCACGGGTGGTGGAGCATAAGAACCAATGTGCCGATCAATTTATGGCGTATTTGATCACACCTGAAGCACAAAAACACATTGTCAGCGCCAATGTGATGTTCCCGGTGATTCAAGAAGCGGTGGAACCGCACTTTGATGCCTTAAAAGCGCAAAAACTACAAGAAACCTTTTTGGACACTTCGGCGGCAACATCGGACGCGTTAAAAAGATGGATCAGCCAATGGCAAACCACCTTAACAAAGTAA
- the thiD gene encoding bifunctional hydroxymethylpyrimidine kinase/phosphomethylpyrimidine kinase — MSNIVQALTIAGSDSGGGAGIQADLKTFQMRGVFGTSVITAITAQNTLGVFDIHPIPLQTIQSQLKAIADDFTISAFKIGMLGTAEIIECVAEALTQYDFRPLVLDPVMIAKGGAPLLQQSAVDSLVKFLLPQAEVITPNLPEAMALTGIDIVDEQSAQRAAQMLQAQGVKTVVIKGGHSGNSQSAECCDWIFTPNEHFVLQSPRYPTPHTHGTGCTFSACLTAELAKGADIRSAVQTAKAYIGAVISHPLNIGHGHGPINHWTYQE, encoded by the coding sequence ATGAGTAACATCGTTCAAGCTTTAACCATTGCCGGCTCGGACAGCGGTGGTGGCGCCGGCATTCAAGCTGATCTAAAAACTTTTCAAATGCGTGGCGTGTTCGGCACATCGGTGATTACGGCAATTACTGCGCAAAACACGTTGGGCGTGTTTGATATTCACCCCATTCCCCTGCAAACCATTCAAAGCCAGCTGAAAGCTATCGCCGATGATTTCACGATTAGCGCCTTTAAAATCGGTATGTTAGGCACGGCAGAAATAATCGAGTGTGTCGCTGAGGCATTAACGCAATATGATTTTAGACCGTTGGTGTTGGATCCTGTGATGATTGCCAAAGGCGGTGCGCCGTTGCTGCAACAAAGTGCGGTGGATTCTTTGGTTAAATTTTTATTGCCGCAGGCGGAGGTGATTACTCCGAATTTACCGGAAGCGATGGCATTAACCGGCATAGACATTGTGGATGAGCAAAGCGCCCAACGAGCCGCGCAAATGTTGCAGGCGCAGGGCGTAAAAACGGTGGTAATTAAAGGTGGACATAGCGGCAATTCGCAAAGCGCGGAGTGTTGCGATTGGATTTTTACCCCTAACGAACATTTTGTTTTGCAATCGCCACGCTATCCGACGCCACACACTCACGGCACAGGTTGCACGTTTTCCGCCTGCCTCACTGCAGAATTAGCCAAAGGGGCGGATATTCGATCCGCCGTGCAAACCGCCAAGGCGTATATCGGTGCCGTCATTAGCCACCCGTTAAATATTGGCCACGGACATGGGCCGATCAATCATTGGACATATCAAGAATAA
- a CDS encoding glycine zipper 2TM domain-containing protein: MKKIVQILGIVTLAVALTGCHNLSRTQKNTAIGAAVGGVAGNVIGGSTGATLGGAALGGLIGSQVGK, encoded by the coding sequence ATGAAAAAGATTGTTCAAATTCTCGGTATTGTTACCTTAGCTGTCGCGTTAACCGGTTGCCACAATTTAAGCAGAACGCAGAAAAATACTGCGATTGGTGCTGCGGTTGGTGGTGTGGCCGGTAATGTAATCGGTGGCTCAACCGGCGCAACCCTAGGTGGTGCGGCATTAGGCGGCTTAATCGGTAGCCAAGTCGGTAAGTAA
- the birA gene encoding bifunctional biotin--[acetyl-CoA-carboxylase] ligase/biotin operon repressor BirA, protein MAKLIELLIGGVENSLENLTALLGCNKAELLNEVAQLEQQGLCFELEGDHLYLVPELPLLNEQRLAQALQPYHVTLKPVISSTNQYLLDNIETLQKGDLCLAEYQSAGRGRRGRQWISPFAGQIILSFYWQLDPSKPLDGLSSVTGLAIVQSLVELDMYGFQVKWPNDILVNDRKLAGILVEIINRPNGKLNLVIGIGMNVSLGQEKHIDQPWAELSEFFPDIDREQIIIQMVKTIYRYLSHFEQHGIDAEIQQQWLEHDAYFGTEVNVITEKSMISGIDQGINSSGHLCLMTQDGVRYFNAGEVSLRKK, encoded by the coding sequence ATGGCAAAATTAATCGAACTTCTTATCGGTGGCGTAGAAAATTCATTGGAAAATTTGACCGCACTTTTAGGCTGTAACAAAGCGGAATTGTTAAACGAGGTCGCGCAATTGGAACAGCAAGGGTTATGTTTTGAGCTGGAAGGCGATCATCTTTATTTGGTTCCTGAGTTACCGCTACTTAATGAACAGCGCTTAGCTCAAGCCTTGCAGCCTTATCATGTCACGTTAAAGCCAGTGATTTCCTCAACCAATCAGTATTTATTGGATAATATTGAAACGCTGCAAAAAGGTGATCTTTGCTTGGCGGAATACCAAAGTGCAGGGCGTGGACGTCGCGGAAGGCAATGGATTTCCCCTTTTGCCGGGCAGATTATTTTGAGCTTTTATTGGCAGTTAGATCCAAGTAAACCTTTAGATGGCTTGAGTTCGGTGACTGGGCTCGCTATCGTGCAGTCGTTGGTGGAATTGGATATGTACGGCTTTCAAGTGAAATGGCCGAATGATATTTTGGTCAATGATCGAAAACTGGCGGGCATTTTGGTGGAAATTATCAATCGTCCAAACGGCAAATTAAATTTGGTCATAGGCATTGGCATGAATGTTTCACTTGGGCAGGAAAAGCATATCGACCAGCCGTGGGCGGAATTAAGTGAGTTTTTTCCCGATATCGATCGTGAACAGATCATTATCCAAATGGTGAAAACCATTTATCGTTATTTGTCTCATTTTGAGCAGCACGGTATTGACGCGGAAATACAACAACAATGGTTGGAACATGATGCGTATTTCGGTACGGAAGTGAATGTGATTACTGAAAAGAGCATGATTTCCGGCATTGACCAAGGTATCAATAGCAGTGGCCATTTGTGTTTAATGACGCAAGATGGCGTTCGGTACTTTAATGCCGGCGAGGTGTCATTGCGTAAAAAGTAA
- the guaB gene encoding IMP dehydrogenase yields MALRILKEALTFDDVLLVPAHSTVLPNTANLSTQLTSTIRLSIPMLSAAMDTVTEAKLAISLAQEGGIGFIHKNMTIERQVNRVRKVKKFESGVVSDPITVPPNLTISELKAIAQKNGFAGYPVVDADKNLVGIITGRDTRFVSDTTKTVADLMTPKDRLVTVKEDAQREEIFQLMHEHRVEKVLVVDDNFKLKGMITLKDYQKAEQKPNACKDEFGRLRVGAAVGAGAGNEERIDALVKAGVDVLLIDSSHGHSEGVLQRVRETRAKYPNLPIIAGNVATAEGAIALADAGASAVKVGIGPGSICTTRIVTGVGVPQITAISDAAEALKDRGIPVIADGGIRYSGDIAKAIAAGASCVMVGSMFAGTEEAPGEIELYQGRAFKSYRGMGSLGAMAKGSSDRYFQSDNAADKLVPEGIEGRIPYKGLLKEIIHQQMGGLRSCMGLTGCATIDELRTKAQFVSISGAGVKESHVHDVTITKEAPNYRMS; encoded by the coding sequence ATGGCATTACGCATCCTAAAAGAAGCACTCACGTTTGACGACGTTCTTCTCGTTCCCGCTCACTCTACCGTGTTACCTAACACAGCGAACCTTTCAACCCAATTAACCTCTACCATTCGCTTAAGCATTCCTATGTTATCTGCAGCAATGGACACCGTAACCGAAGCGAAATTAGCCATTTCTCTCGCGCAAGAAGGCGGCATTGGTTTCATTCATAAAAATATGACGATTGAACGCCAAGTAAATCGCGTCCGCAAAGTGAAAAAATTTGAAAGCGGTGTGGTTTCCGATCCAATCACCGTACCGCCGAATTTAACTATCAGCGAACTTAAAGCCATTGCACAGAAAAATGGTTTTGCAGGTTACCCTGTGGTAGATGCCGACAAAAATTTAGTAGGTATTATCACTGGCCGTGACACGCGTTTTGTATCCGATACGACTAAAACCGTAGCTGATTTAATGACCCCGAAAGATCGCTTAGTAACTGTAAAAGAAGATGCCCAACGGGAAGAAATTTTCCAATTAATGCACGAACACCGCGTAGAGAAAGTGTTAGTTGTGGACGATAATTTCAAATTGAAAGGCATGATCACCTTAAAAGACTATCAAAAAGCCGAACAAAAACCGAACGCTTGTAAGGATGAATTTGGCCGTTTACGCGTTGGCGCAGCAGTTGGCGCGGGTGCCGGTAATGAAGAACGCATTGATGCCTTAGTGAAGGCTGGTGTGGATGTGTTGCTTATCGACTCCTCTCACGGCCATTCTGAAGGCGTGTTACAACGTGTACGCGAAACCCGCGCGAAATACCCGAATCTACCGATTATCGCAGGCAACGTTGCCACTGCTGAAGGCGCCATTGCCCTAGCTGACGCTGGCGCTAGTGCTGTGAAAGTGGGGATTGGCCCGGGTTCCATTTGCACCACCCGTATCGTCACCGGCGTGGGTGTGCCACAAATTACTGCGATTTCCGATGCGGCGGAAGCTTTAAAAGATCGCGGTATTCCGGTGATTGCCGATGGCGGTATTCGTTATTCCGGCGACATCGCCAAAGCCATTGCGGCCGGCGCAAGTTGCGTAATGGTAGGCTCAATGTTCGCAGGAACAGAAGAAGCGCCGGGCGAAATCGAGTTATATCAAGGCCGAGCCTTCAAATCTTATCGTGGTATGGGTTCACTTGGTGCTATGGCAAAAGGATCCAGCGATCGTTATTTCCAATCAGATAACGCCGCGGATAAATTAGTACCGGAAGGCATTGAAGGGCGCATTCCTTATAAAGGCTTGCTCAAAGAAATCATCCATCAACAAATGGGCGGTTTACGTTCCTGTATGGGCTTAACCGGCTGTGCCACTATCGACGAATTACGCACCAAAGCCCAATTCGTAAGTATCAGCGGTGCCGGCGTTAAAGAAAGCCATGTACATGATGTCACCATCACCAAAGAAGCGCCAAATTATCGCATGAGCTAA
- a CDS encoding DUF2827 family protein: MSRKYKIGITCNFESNVPDIWANGVNQNVVFLYRLFEASSIVEDVVLVSWGPEKKSTPPSGFMMDDEALNCAYVEDVIDELDVLIEGTLVIEPQYMHRMHDHGGKIVCYKMGNDYVMDMEYFLFDKKGGRTFNGTVYDSNWIIPQNMNMCASYFAIMHRCKSYQVPAIWAPTFCDKVIRRIKNEHNIDFGYKPNQEKKSRRMASFEANINVFKTCFTPILICEQAYRMAPEKIGHVYMCNTYDKKDNPTFFNFIGRTELVKDNVMTVEGRYQMPDFLARYTDIVVSHQWENGLNYAYNDALYGGYPFIHNSKLLPKGVGYYYDQFDAFEGARVLLDVIDNHDKHHADYVKRANEYLESQSPTNLVNIYCYEKELKRLFEE; the protein is encoded by the coding sequence ATGTCGCGTAAATATAAAATCGGTATCACCTGCAATTTTGAATCCAACGTGCCTGATATTTGGGCGAATGGCGTGAATCAAAATGTCGTTTTCCTTTATCGGTTATTTGAAGCATCTTCTATTGTGGAGGATGTGGTTTTAGTATCTTGGGGGCCAGAGAAAAAATCTACGCCGCCAAGCGGGTTTATGATGGATGATGAAGCCTTAAACTGTGCTTATGTGGAAGATGTCATTGATGAGCTGGATGTGTTAATTGAAGGCACTTTAGTGATTGAACCGCAATATATGCACCGTATGCACGATCATGGCGGCAAAATCGTATGCTATAAAATGGGCAACGATTATGTTATGGATATGGAATATTTTCTGTTTGATAAAAAAGGTGGGCGCACATTTAATGGTACGGTATATGATAGCAACTGGATCATTCCGCAAAATATGAATATGTGCGCTTCTTATTTTGCCATTATGCATCGTTGCAAGTCTTATCAAGTACCGGCCATTTGGGCGCCGACCTTCTGTGACAAAGTGATTCGTCGTATTAAAAACGAACATAATATCGACTTTGGTTATAAACCGAATCAAGAGAAAAAATCTCGTCGAATGGCTTCTTTTGAAGCAAACATTAATGTGTTTAAAACCTGTTTTACGCCAATTTTGATTTGTGAGCAGGCGTATCGTATGGCGCCGGAAAAAATCGGGCATGTTTATATGTGCAATACTTACGATAAAAAAGACAATCCGACTTTCTTTAATTTTATCGGCCGCACAGAATTGGTGAAAGATAACGTGATGACCGTAGAAGGGCGCTATCAAATGCCGGATTTTCTTGCCCGTTACACGGATATTGTGGTCAGCCATCAATGGGAGAATGGGCTGAATTATGCCTACAATGATGCGCTTTATGGCGGTTATCCGTTCATCCACAATTCTAAATTATTGCCGAAAGGCGTCGGTTATTATTACGACCAATTTGATGCGTTTGAAGGCGCACGGGTGCTGTTGGATGTGATCGATAATCACGACAAACATCATGCGGATTATGTGAAGCGAGCCAATGAATATCTGGAATCGCAATCACCAACCAATCTGGTGAATATTTATTGTTACGAGAAAGAATTGAAGCGTTTATTTGAGGAATAA
- a CDS encoding YadA-like family protein, whose product MNKVFKVIWNSTLNRLIVVSELTKAKGKASSSSDKRVKLSASKSFFNLSTCGPAMVTIGMVASFVMNDAGAYTNNYGTAAADGIAIGANHGSVASANGQASIGMGAGANASGANATAIGRGAKASGTSSFAFGVDSNANATDSMSFGSYSNATANQAVAIGYAANSLGANAVALGSNAKATKDYTTAIGLNANATATSASAIGNGANASGVNSLALGLYANASGQSAVAVGDSAKAEGLQGIATGYKANAKGDYSFAMGNSANATDNNAIALGSLTNALGKYTVAIGNEANASKQDAVSIGSGSKALAKSATALGNDAHANAESSLALGHNANATHANSVALGNGATTTTATDIASLSYRDAQGNTQVVRFAGSNSTGVVSVGNASKTRQIKYVSAGQLTATSTDAVNGSQLYAVQQMAQAGITAASTAQSTAVVANNAANAANSTATAANSTAVAASNAASTASVTATRAESTANKANDTATAANATATDAKDIATTANNTADKANATANSAQTVANDARKIATDAKTFASEAKNTAAAASTAANNANLNATSASTAASNAVITANQASTTASAASATANQAKDTATSASTSASTAQSTATVANTTASTALAMAQTKADSNRSYTFKTKNEGQAESTATTWKLDKDNSLAFAATSDLEVKNDGNGTITYGLSSTAKQSISAASSAASTVTKNLGKIEMAASSAVSAASSASGSALAASTSASKADSSASAASTSATEASTSASKADSSASAASTSASKADSSASQASSSASAAGSSATVASSAASNALSSASAASTSASKANSSASAASTSATEASTSASKADSSATKADSSARSASTSASKADSSASAASTSATEASTSASKAHSSATKADSSASAASTSASKADSSASAASTSAVSSASSASAASSSATAASTSADKSASSATESARSADSSASSATKAQESATSAASSATAADSSATKADSSATAASTSADKSASSAVESAKSADSSASSATQASSSATAAGSSATAASTSATAADSSATKADSSATAASTSADKSASSATESAKSADSSASSAVEADKSATSAASSATNASTSASAADRSAVSAASSASSAQSSATKTENLLNNSGILNQAKGENATQYGKNSAADGKNSSAFGNNAKATKENTTAVGKDAKAMAKNATALGQNATASAENSVALGNNSVADRPNSVSVGSEGNERVITNVGRAVKDTDATNFGQVKDMVSASESRLNNKIDRSNRKLRAGIAGATAIASIPQVTQPGAHMVAVGVGNHHGQSAVAVGYSKASDNNNVILKLNAGASTQGEYNVGAGIGYQWK is encoded by the coding sequence ATGAATAAAGTATTTAAAGTTATTTGGAATTCAACGCTAAATCGTTTAATCGTTGTTTCAGAATTAACCAAAGCAAAGGGAAAAGCCTCTTCATCCTCTGATAAACGTGTCAAATTGTCCGCTTCAAAAAGTTTCTTTAATTTAAGCACTTGTGGTCCGGCAATGGTGACTATTGGGATGGTGGCATCGTTTGTAATGAATGATGCTGGGGCTTACACAAATAATTATGGTACTGCTGCAGCCGATGGTATTGCTATCGGTGCAAATCATGGAAGTGTTGCATCTGCTAACGGACAAGCGTCAATTGGTATGGGGGCTGGTGCAAATGCTTCAGGTGCGAATGCAACAGCTATTGGTCGTGGAGCAAAAGCATCCGGTACAAGTTCATTTGCTTTTGGTGTGGACAGTAATGCCAACGCAACTGACTCTATGTCATTTGGTTCTTATTCTAATGCGACGGCTAATCAAGCTGTGGCAATCGGTTATGCGGCAAATAGTTTAGGTGCTAATGCAGTGGCATTAGGTAGTAATGCAAAAGCCACAAAAGACTATACAACTGCGATCGGTTTAAACGCTAATGCAACAGCAACGAGTGCCTCTGCAATTGGTAATGGTGCCAATGCTTCGGGAGTGAATTCACTTGCATTAGGTTTATATGCAAATGCTTCAGGCCAAAGTGCGGTTGCTGTTGGTGATAGTGCTAAAGCTGAAGGATTACAAGGTATTGCCACGGGTTACAAGGCAAATGCAAAAGGAGACTATTCTTTTGCTATGGGGAATAGTGCTAATGCCACGGACAATAATGCCATTGCATTAGGGAGTTTAACGAATGCGTTGGGTAAATACACGGTGGCGATTGGTAATGAGGCAAATGCATCTAAGCAAGACGCTGTTTCTATCGGCTCCGGTTCGAAAGCACTTGCGAAAAGTGCAACAGCCCTAGGTAATGATGCACATGCTAACGCTGAGAGTTCGTTGGCGTTAGGACATAACGCTAATGCAACTCACGCAAATTCTGTAGCATTGGGCAATGGTGCAACAACAACTACCGCAACCGATATAGCGAGTCTAAGTTATAGGGATGCGCAGGGTAATACTCAAGTCGTTCGCTTTGCCGGTTCAAATTCCACCGGTGTGGTTTCTGTTGGTAATGCTTCAAAAACCCGTCAAATTAAATATGTGTCAGCCGGACAACTTACGGCAACTTCAACTGATGCGGTAAACGGTAGTCAATTATATGCAGTTCAACAAATGGCACAAGCGGGTATTACTGCTGCCAGCACAGCACAATCAACAGCTGTTGTTGCCAATAATGCTGCAAATGCTGCAAATAGCACGGCGACAGCAGCTAATTCAACCGCAGTGGCTGCAAGTAATGCGGCAAGTACAGCTTCGGTTACGGCAACTCGTGCAGAGTCTACGGCAAATAAAGCGAATGATACCGCGACTGCAGCTAATGCCACAGCAACAGACGCAAAAGACATTGCAACCACAGCCAATAATACAGCGGATAAAGCGAATGCAACGGCAAACTCTGCGCAAACTGTCGCAAATGATGCGAGAAAGATTGCGACGGACGCTAAAACTTTCGCTTCTGAAGCAAAAAATACCGCAGCTGCAGCATCTACTGCTGCAAATAATGCTAACCTGAATGCAACGTCTGCCTCAACAGCTGCAAGTAATGCGGTTATCACAGCAAACCAAGCTAGCACAACTGCTTCGGCAGCATCAGCTACAGCTAATCAGGCTAAAGATACGGCAACTTCGGCTTCCACATCGGCCAGTACTGCACAATCAACGGCAACGGTAGCAAATACCACCGCTAGCACAGCTTTAGCTATGGCACAAACTAAAGCAGATTCCAACCGTAGTTATACCTTTAAAACGAAAAATGAGGGACAAGCGGAATCGACTGCGACGACATGGAAATTGGATAAAGATAATTCCCTTGCTTTTGCCGCAACTTCTGATCTAGAAGTCAAGAATGACGGCAATGGGACAATTACTTATGGTTTATCTTCTACAGCCAAACAATCCATTTCTGCCGCTTCGTCAGCTGCATCAACCGTCACCAAGAATTTAGGCAAGATTGAAATGGCAGCAAGCAGTGCTGTAAGTGCGGCGAGTTCTGCAAGTGGATCTGCCCTTGCGGCCAGCACATCGGCAAGTAAGGCAGATTCTTCAGCATCCGCGGCATCAACATCGGCGACTGAAGCGTCAACTTCAGCTAGCAAAGCGGATAGTTCTGCGAGTGCGGCTAGTACTTCAGCTAGCAAGGCTGATTCCTCAGCAAGTCAGGCATCAAGCTCAGCGTCTGCAGCGGGTTCATCTGCTACAGTGGCAAGTTCAGCGGCATCTAATGCACTAAGTTCGGCAAGCGCAGCGAGTACTTCAGCCAGCAAGGCAAATTCCTCAGCGTCCGCAGCATCAACATCGGCGACTGAAGCCTCAACTTCAGCCAGCAAAGCGGATAGTTCCGCGACGAAGGCAGACAGTTCTGCGAGATCGGCCAGCACTTCAGCCAGCAAAGCTGATTCCTCAGCATCTGCTGCCTCAACATCAGCGACTGAAGCCTCAACTTCAGCCAGCAAAGCGCATAGTTCTGCGACGAAGGCAGACAGTTCTGCGAGTGCGGCAAGTACTTCGGCAAGTAAGGCGGATTCATCTGCGAGTGCAGCGAGTACTTCAGCGGTATCTTCAGCTTCTTCTGCAAGCGCTGCATCCAGTTCAGCGACAGCGGCAAGTACGTCTGCGGATAAATCAGCGTCCTCTGCAACTGAATCAGCGAGATCAGCGGATTCATCAGCGAGCTCAGCAACTAAGGCACAAGAGTCAGCGACTTCAGCGGCAAGTTCAGCTACAGCAGCAGATAGCTCCGCAACGAAAGCGGATAGCTCGGCTACAGCTGCGAGTACGTCCGCGGATAAATCAGCGTCTTCTGCGGTTGAATCAGCGAAGTCAGCGGATTCATCCGCAAGCTCAGCAACACAAGCGTCTAGTTCTGCGACCGCAGCGGGATCTTCGGCAACGGCTGCTTCAACCTCTGCTACAGCAGCAGATAGCTCCGCAACTAAGGCAGACAGTTCAGCGACAGCGGCAAGTACGTCCGCGGATAAATCAGCGTCCTCTGCAACTGAGTCGGCGAAATCTGCTGATTCTTCAGCCAGTTCTGCTGTTGAGGCGGACAAATCTGCTACATCAGCAGCAAGTTCTGCAACGAATGCAAGTACATCAGCTTCTGCAGCGGATCGTTCTGCAGTCTCTGCAGCGTCTTCGGCATCTTCTGCACAAAGTTCGGCTACTAAAACTGAGAATTTATTAAATAATTCTGGTATTTTGAATCAAGCCAAAGGTGAAAATGCCACTCAATATGGTAAAAATTCTGCGGCGGATGGTAAGAACTCTTCTGCTTTCGGCAATAATGCGAAAGCCACGAAAGAAAATACGACCGCTGTAGGTAAAGATGCTAAGGCAATGGCGAAAAATGCCACCGCATTAGGACAAAATGCGACTGCGTCAGCAGAAAATTCCGTAGCATTAGGTAATAATTCCGTGGCGGATCGCCCGAATAGCGTTTCTGTCGGTAGTGAAGGTAATGAACGCGTGATTACCAATGTGGGACGCGCGGTGAAAGACACTGATGCGACCAATTTTGGCCAAGTCAAGGATATGGTTTCTGCGTCGGAGTCTCGCTTGAATAACAAGATTGATAGATCTAATCGCAAGTTACGCGCGGGAATTGCCGGTGCGACAGCCATTGCTAGTATCCCGCAAGTCACCCAACCGGGAGCTCACATGGTAGCCGTTGGTGTAGGCAATCACCATGGACAAAGTGCGGTAGCGGTTGGGTATTCAAAAGCTAGCGATAACAATAACGTTATTTTGAAATTGAATGCCGGTGCATCAACCCAAGGGGAATATAACGTCGGTGCCGGTATTGGTTATCAATGGAAATAA